The Rubrobacter tropicus nucleotide sequence TGAATACGACGGACCTCCCCTTCCCCGCCGCGCACCACCGGGCAGTACTCGTCCGGCTCGTCCAGCCTGTCGCGCAGCGCCCGGCGGCTCGCGCAGCCCCCGGCGCAGCTCTCGGCGAACCGGCACGGCCCGCACGCCTGCGGCAGGTGCCTGGACTTCTCGAACTCGCGCTGGTCCCAGATGTTCTTCTCGGAGTCCGCCAGGTGCGATACGCGGCCCGCGGCGGCCGGCCAGTAGGGGCAGGGGGAGATCGTGCCGGCAGGCAGGGCCCGGATGCTCCGCTGCCCGCAAGGGTTGCCCCGGGTCGTCCCGAGACCCATGATCGCGTTCACCAGCGGCTCGCTGCACACGACGACGGGCCCGGCGGCGAACAGGCTGGCGAACCCTTCCCAGAACTGGTCGTAGGAGAGCGTGAACTCCTCGCCCGTCACGGGCTGGTAGACGTTGACCCGCAGGTCGGAGCCGAGCCCGAAGGCGAACCGCGCCACCTCCCCCATCCGGTCGTAGTTGGTGCTCATCATCACCGCCGCGACGGAGGTTGGGATGCCGAGTCGCTGGCATCTATCCAGCGACTCTATGGCCATCTCCCACGCCCCCGCGCCCCTGAACTCGTCCATCTCCTCCTTGGTCGGGAAGTCGAAGGAGAGCTCCACGGAGTGAAAGCCCGCGAGCTCCTCGTCGGTGAGCATGGCCAGGCTGAAGCCGTTCGAGGTGATCGCGGTCTTGACCTCCCTCTCACGGAAGAGGCCGAGCATCTCCCGGTACTCTGGGTGCACCCCGTTCTCGCCGACCCCGAGGTTGACCGACCCCACCTCCAGATTGTCCAGGATGGTCTCGACCTGCGGCACCGAGAGGCGCTGCTGCGTGAGGGTCGGCCTGTAGCAGTGCGGGCACGCCAAGTTGCACTCGTTGGTGAGCCCAATGCCAACGGCAACAGACAATCTTGCTCCTCTCCCGCGTCTTGTGTGTCGCAACACGTCTAACATATACCGTGGCCACAAATCTTGCCATTTTCTTAACGTTTCGGGAAGGGCGCCGGATCACACCCCCGGCCCGCTCGCGGTCGACACCGGGTCACCGATAGGATGCCTCTCGGGCGAAGACCGGGCGTTCAAAGCCGGGTAGCGACCACCTCGAGGTAGTCGCTAGGCACCACCATCGCCCCGTCGCCCGAGCGGTTGAAGCGGCCTACGAGGCCCACGACGTCGTCCGTGAGGTTCCCCCGCTCCGCCGGGTCGAGCGCAAGAAGGGCCTCCCTGGTGGGACCCAGCTGGGTCTGCAGGACCTCCAGGTAGTGCCGGACCGAGCGGTAGCGAAACACGAAGCTTCGCCGGACGATCCTCAAGTCTCTTACGCCACCGCCCAGGAGTTCCCGCAGTCGCTCTGACGTGCCCCAGAGTACGGGCGGTTTCAGGCCGGGAGAGAAGGGCAGGTACGAGCCGAAGAGGCTTCCCAGCTCCCCGGCGAAGCCGTCCGGCGTCCAGTTCGACAGGCCGATCCTCCCCCCCGGCCGGCAGATCCGGAGCAGCTCACCGGCCGCCCTCTCCTGGTCGGGCGCGAACATCACCCCGACGGTCGAGAGCACGACGTCGAACGAGGCGTCCGGGTAAGGGAGGTCCTCCGCGTCGCCCTCCCGGAAGGCGACCTTCAGCCGCTCGGCGGCGGCCCGCTCCCGTCCCCGCTCCAGCAGGGCAGGGACGTAGTCGATGCCGGTCGTCTCCCCGAAGCGACGGGCGGAGGCAAGCGCCGTGTTGCCGCTGCCGGTCGCCACGTCGAGAACCTTCTGGCCGGGCCGGAGGTCCACGGCCTCGCACAGAAGCTCGCTCATGATCTGCAACACCGCCCCGAACTCCGAGTAGTCGCCGGAAGCCCACGCCGATCGTTGGCGCTCCTTGGTCTTCACCAGGTCGGGTCTCGGTCGCTCCATGCCCCCGCCTTTCTCTTGTCGCGTGTC carries:
- a CDS encoding class I SAM-dependent methyltransferase; this translates as MERPRPDLVKTKERQRSAWASGDYSEFGAVLQIMSELLCEAVDLRPGQKVLDVATGSGNTALASARRFGETTGIDYVPALLERGRERAAAERLKVAFREGDAEDLPYPDASFDVVLSTVGVMFAPDQERAAGELLRICRPGGRIGLSNWTPDGFAGELGSLFGSYLPFSPGLKPPVLWGTSERLRELLGGGVRDLRIVRRSFVFRYRSVRHYLEVLQTQLGPTREALLALDPAERGNLTDDVVGLVGRFNRSGDGAMVVPSDYLEVVATRL
- a CDS encoding radical SAM/SPASM domain-containing protein; translation: MSVAVGIGLTNECNLACPHCYRPTLTQQRLSVPQVETILDNLEVGSVNLGVGENGVHPEYREMLGLFREREVKTAITSNGFSLAMLTDEELAGFHSVELSFDFPTKEEMDEFRGAGAWEMAIESLDRCQRLGIPTSVAAVMMSTNYDRMGEVARFAFGLGSDLRVNVYQPVTGEEFTLSYDQFWEGFASLFAAGPVVVCSEPLVNAIMGLGTTRGNPCGQRSIRALPAGTISPCPYWPAAAGRVSHLADSEKNIWDQREFEKSRHLPQACGPCRFAESCAGGCASRRALRDRLDEPDEYCPVVRGGEGEVRRIQEMLRYTLSNPEDVPKAGNACTTVIKTAEGLPA